TGGTCGCCATCGCTTCCTCACCCTCGTCATCCAGCCGCCATGCCGCCCGGCCCCGGCGGGGGTCGTCGACGATCAGCACTTGTTTCGTCGCGATCGGATCCGCGGCGGCCGCGAGCGCCGATGCGCCGCGCCGAACCGTGTCCGCCTCCAAGGCGTGACCGACCAGCTCGTGGATCAGGATACCGCCCACGCCGGGCGCGAAGGCGATGGGAAACTTGCCTCGCGGGGCCTCCCTCGCGTCCAATCGGGCAAAGGCGCGTTGGACCACCGCTGCGGCCAGCGATTCGAGCCCTTTCACGGGACCCGTCCTGAGGACTCGCTCACCTACGGCCTTGCCCTCGGTCCCGCGTCCGCTGACCCGGACGTCGAGCCTCACGCGGCACCCCATCCTCAAGTCAGCCGCAATGTCCCGTCCGGGCCCGGCGACCCGGACGCCCTGCCGGAAAGCGATCCACCTCGCCGTGATCAGGCTTCCCTTCCTTCCCACCGCTCGCTCCGCGACCCTTACGAGTCGCTCGAGATTGACGAGCGCGGCGCGAGGGTCGATTCGCGACCCCGCGTCCGCCTTTTGGCCTTTGGCGCTCCACCTGGGCGCGGCTCCCGCCGCCGCCGCTTCGGCGAGCGGGAGGGCGTCCGACGGCGAAGGGTCCGCGATCGCGGCCTCGAAACATCCGCCAGGCCCTCCCCTGACCGAAAGGCCACGCAGCCTCGACTGCACCGATTCCTGAACGCCCTCCGGACTGACCTCGATACGGAGATCCTCCCGATCCTCAAGGAACAGCAAAACCCGCCTCGCGCGTGAACCCTCGAGCCCCGCGGCCTCGAGGAGCGCCGCATCCCAAGACGGGTCGATATCGGCGGTAAGACGGAGCAAATGACCACGCCTCGACGTGCTTGAAAGCCGGGTACCCGGACCCTATGTTTCCCCGGGCACCGTCGGGAGTTCACCGGAGGGGGCGGACTGCTCGCCGGCCCGGCATCCGGCCGCGGGGACAGGCCGGACCGCCCGTCCAGCGACGGCCCTGGGTGGTCCGATGGCGGATTATACGATACTGATCGTCGACTACGAGCCGAAGAGTATCGACGCGGCACGTATTCCATTGGCGCAGGCCGGGTACAAGGTCGAAGTCGCCACCGATGGGGTGGCCGGCCTCGAGGCTTTCGGCCGGATCAAGCCGGACCTCGTCCTGATCGAGGCGATGCTCCCCAAGAAACACGGCTTCGAGGTTTGCCAGACGATCAAGAAGTCGCCCCAGGGGAAGAGGACGCCGGTTCTCATCACGACAGCGGTTTACAAGGGTCGGAAGTACCGCACCCAGGCGCTTCACATCTACGGATGCGACGAGTACATCGAGAAGCCGATCGCGCCCGAGCGGCTCGTGGAGCTGTGTGGTCGGTTTCTGAGCGGCGGCGTGGCCCCCCAGGAACAAGCCGACCGGTCGGCACCCGTGGCGCCTGCGAAGGCGTCAGCACAGTCACCCGTCCTCCAACGGACCCAGGCCGAGTTCACCGGCGCCAAGAACCCGGGAGAGATCCGCTCGAGCGGCCTGTCGTCTTCCTCCGCGGCCGCCATCGTCGCGGACTTGACGGAAGAGGAGATCATGGCGCGGCTCGACGCGATCCTCCCGGACGACGGGATGAGACTCCCGTCGTGGCCCGGCGCTGCCGTCGTTCCCGACCTCGGACCGGAAATGTTGGCGACCGCGGCCGCGGTTCCGGAAACGGTCCTCGTGGAAAATCTCGATCCATCATTCGAGCCCTCCCCCGCCGCGAGCTTCGCCGAACCGTTCGAACCGCCGATCGGGCGTCTTCCGGCCATCTCGACGGCCGAGCCGACCTTCACCATGGCCGCGGCGGGATCTCCGGTGACCGAGACTCTCCCGGCCGGCGAATCGACCGAGGTCGAGTCAGAAGACGCCTGGACCGAGGCGGACCCGCACGTGGTGCGATTCGACGCCACCCGGGCACGAAAGCGCCGCCGCTCCGGTCTTGAGCGGCCGTCCTCGACCGGGGGGGTGCCTCTCGCAGTATCCCCGGCGCAAACCAGCGCCCTCGCGGAGCCGCGTCACGAAGAACCCTCTCGCCGTGAAGAGCCGCTTCCGGCCGTCGCGGCCCGACCCGAGATTCGCGAGGAGCCACGGGTCGCCGTAGCGGCTTCGGTCCGGGACTCGGTGATTCTTCCCGTGGGGTCGCACCCAAGGCCTCGGGCTCCCTGGTGGGTTTGGGTCGCTGTCGTCGGCGTCGTCGCCTCCGGCGCCCTGTACTTGATGCTCGGCACCGCCAATCGCAATGGGCCGGAAGATTCCAAGAGCGTCGCGCAGGGCTCTCCCCTCGTCGAAGGCAAAGTGTCCTCAAGTGAGGAAGGGCTCAAGGTCGCGCGAAACGATCTCTTGTCGGCGAGCCCGGTGAAGAAGGTCCCTGTTGCGGGTCGTCGTGGAGCCACCGCAAACCTCCCGGCCACGAAGCCCGACCCGCGTCCCAAGACCCCGGTCTCCGCCCCGCCCGCCGCCGCTGCTCTACCCAGACCTGCCCCTGTCCGTGTCGAGGAACCACTGGCGGTCGCTCAAAGCCATTCCGCCCCCAGAGTCGCCCAGGAAGCCAGGAACGACGCTGCCGCCCCGGCATCGCACAAGGGCGAGTTGCCAGCGCAGGGAGGGTCGCCCCCTCCGGTCGTCCAAGAGGCTCGACCTGTCGTGCCAGCCGCCGTAGTGCAGCAACAGGCTGCGCCCCCGGTGGCCTCCTCTCAGGCGCCGAATCCCTCCAGCAGCGGAGCCGGAGCCGCGCCCTCTCCCGCGCCGAAGAAGACGGTCACCCGCGGCGCCCTCATGAATCTCGACGAGGTGGACTCCGCACCCGTCACGGTCAAGCGAGACGCTCCCGCCTACACCGCGCGCGCGCGGCAGCTCCGCCAGCGAGGCTCGGTCTTCCTGAACATCCTCGTGGACGAGACGGGGAAGGTCTCCGACGTTCAGGTCATCCAGGGGATTCCGGGATCCGACCTGAACGAGTCCGCGGAGAGAGCCGCGCGCAGCTGGACCTACGAGCCCGCGCTCAAGGACGGCGTGCCGGTCAAGGTCTGGAAATTCGAGAAGCTCCGCTTCGAGCCGTGACGCCGCGCGAGTCACCGCGATAGCTGGGGCCCGTGGGACCGGCGGGGCGCTCGCTTTACAGCGACCCCCGCGGCGGATAGCATCTCCGGCGCGCGCCGGCTCGGGTGAGCCGGAGGGCGCCCGAGAGGAACTCCGCCACGACTCGATCAAATCCGATGAGCCGGGCGGCCCGGGCAGTGGCCGCGTTCCTGTTCCTTGCTTCCGGGTGCGGCGGCCCTCCGGCGGGCGCACCGGCGTCTCCGCCTGAGTCCGCACCGTCGCGCATCGTCTCCATGAGCCCGGCGCTCACCGAGATCCTCTTCGCCCTCGGTCTCGGAGACAGGGTCGTCGGCGTGACCAAGTACTGCGACTGGCCTCCCGAGGCGCGCCGGCTCCCGAAGATCGGGGGATTCGTGGATCCCTCGGTCGAGGCGGTGGTCGCCCTCTCCCCCGACCTTGCGCTGGTCTCGCCGGCCGCCGGAAACCGCGAGGCGGCGCTCGCGATACGGCGGCTCGGGATCCGGCTCGAGGTGGTGCCTTGTGAGACGCTAGCGGAGGCCTACGATGCGATCCAGCGTGTCGCGAGCGTCTGCGGCGTCCAGGCGAGGGGCCGGGCGCTTTCCGGGGCCCTGCGCGCGAGAATCGAGGCGACCGCTGCGCGCGTGCGACGGGACACCCCGGTTCCCACGCTGTTTTGCGTTCAGCTGGAGCCGCTCGTCGCCGCCGGGACCGGCACACTCCCGTCCGAGATCCTGGAGCTCGCGGGAGGCCGCAACATCGTGAGGGAGCCGCGGTACCCGCGTATCGGGATCGAATCCGTGTTGGCCGCGGGCCCCGAGGCGATCATCGTCGCACGGATGGACTCCCAGGACGCCGGGGGGCCGGGCCGCGTCCTCGACTTCTGGAAGCGATGGTCGTCGATCCCGGCGGTGGGAAACGAGCGCGTCTTCGTGATCGACGCGACCACGGCCTTACGCGCCGGCCCGCGGGTCGCCGAGGCCGTGGAGGGCCTCGCCGCTCTTCTCCACCCGCGGATCGAGCCCCGTTCCGCCGGTGGCGGAAAGTCGTGAGCATCCCGGCCCGGCGGGGGCGCAACGTGTGGCTCGGCGCCGTCCTACTGCTGGGGCTCGGCGGGGCCATGGTCGTCGCGCTCGGGGTCGGGGCGAGTCCTGCGGGGTTCGGTGGACTCGTCGATCTGGTCCTGGGGCGGGCCGACGCGCCCACCCGCGCCATCCTGCTGGAGGTGCGGCTTCCGCGCATCCTCCTCGCCGCGATCGTCGGCGCCGCGCTTTCAGGTGCGGGGACGGCCTTCCAGGCGATCCTGAGGAATCCGCTGGCCGACCCGTACATCCTCGGTGTCTCGGGCGGTGCGGCGCTCGGCGCCGCGGTCTTCATCGCGATCGCCGGCGGCGACCCGCTGGGAGGTCCGCTCGCGCGCCCCGCCGCCGCCTTCTTGGGCGCGCTCTTGACTCTCTGGGTCTTGTTCCGGCTCGCCCGGCTGCGAGGCCGCACCGGTTCGATGGCGCTCCTCCTCGTGGGAGTGGTCTTGAACGCCTTCGATTCCGCGGTGATCCTCTTCCTGCTGACGGTCGGGGACTCGAGCCGGTTCCAGGGAGTGATGTCGTTCCTGGTCGGCGCGGTGGGATCGCCTCCGTGGCCGGTGGTCCTCGGCGCCGGCGCGTTCGTGGCCTCGGGACTCGCGTTCCTCATGGGGCTCTCGCACCGCCTGAACCTCCTCGCGTTCGGCGAGGAGACCGC
The sequence above is a segment of the Terriglobia bacterium genome. Coding sequences within it:
- a CDS encoding TldD/PmbA family protein, encoding MLRLTADIDPSWDAALLEAAGLEGSRARRVLLFLEDREDLRIEVSPEGVQESVQSRLRGLSVRGGPGGCFEAAIADPSPSDALPLAEAAAAGAAPRWSAKGQKADAGSRIDPRAALVNLERLVRVAERAVGRKGSLITARWIAFRQGVRVAGPGRDIAADLRMGCRVRLDVRVSGRGTEGKAVGERVLRTGPVKGLESLAAAVVQRAFARLDAREAPRGKFPIAFAPGVGGILIHELVGHALEADTVRRGASALAAAADPIATKQVLIVDDPRRGRAAWRLDDEGEEAMATTLVRDGKRAGLIHDQRSAEAAAASPNGHGRRSSFQEPVRPRMGCTFLAAGTLDAAEVLEGIPRGVYIHRMEAASVDTATGEATFRVTDADLVQRGQLDRPLKPFVLAVATREALSTLDRIASDLAFDTCIGSCLRDGQPLATSVGAPTFRTGLTTVIP
- a CDS encoding TonB family protein, giving the protein MADYTILIVDYEPKSIDAARIPLAQAGYKVEVATDGVAGLEAFGRIKPDLVLIEAMLPKKHGFEVCQTIKKSPQGKRTPVLITTAVYKGRKYRTQALHIYGCDEYIEKPIAPERLVELCGRFLSGGVAPQEQADRSAPVAPAKASAQSPVLQRTQAEFTGAKNPGEIRSSGLSSSSAAAIVADLTEEEIMARLDAILPDDGMRLPSWPGAAVVPDLGPEMLATAAAVPETVLVENLDPSFEPSPAASFAEPFEPPIGRLPAISTAEPTFTMAAAGSPVTETLPAGESTEVESEDAWTEADPHVVRFDATRARKRRRSGLERPSSTGGVPLAVSPAQTSALAEPRHEEPSRREEPLPAVAARPEIREEPRVAVAASVRDSVILPVGSHPRPRAPWWVWVAVVGVVASGALYLMLGTANRNGPEDSKSVAQGSPLVEGKVSSSEEGLKVARNDLLSASPVKKVPVAGRRGATANLPATKPDPRPKTPVSAPPAAAALPRPAPVRVEEPLAVAQSHSAPRVAQEARNDAAAPASHKGELPAQGGSPPPVVQEARPVVPAAVVQQQAAPPVASSQAPNPSSSGAGAAPSPAPKKTVTRGALMNLDEVDSAPVTVKRDAPAYTARARQLRQRGSVFLNILVDETGKVSDVQVIQGIPGSDLNESAERAARSWTYEPALKDGVPVKVWKFEKLRFEP
- a CDS encoding helical backbone metal receptor, whose translation is MSPALTEILFALGLGDRVVGVTKYCDWPPEARRLPKIGGFVDPSVEAVVALSPDLALVSPAAGNREAALAIRRLGIRLEVVPCETLAEAYDAIQRVASVCGVQARGRALSGALRARIEATAARVRRDTPVPTLFCVQLEPLVAAGTGTLPSEILELAGGRNIVREPRYPRIGIESVLAAGPEAIIVARMDSQDAGGPGRVLDFWKRWSSIPAVGNERVFVIDATTALRAGPRVAEAVEGLAALLHPRIEPRSAGGGKS
- a CDS encoding iron ABC transporter permease, with amino-acid sequence MSIPARRGRNVWLGAVLLLGLGGAMVVALGVGASPAGFGGLVDLVLGRADAPTRAILLEVRLPRILLAAIVGAALSGAGTAFQAILRNPLADPYILGVSGGAALGAAVFIAIAGGDPLGGPLARPAAAFLGALLTLWVLFRLARLRGRTGSMALLLVGVVLNAFDSAVILFLLTVGDSSRFQGVMSFLVGAVGSPPWPVVLGAGAFVASGLAFLMGLSHRLNLLAFGEETAGNLGVDVERTTWAVVVAASLVTAAAVAFTGLIGFVGLIVPHAMRIAFGSDHRALVPASAVGGATFLVLADTGARTLVAPVELPVGVLTALIGCPLFLALFLRRLREA